The Phaeobacter gallaeciensis DSM 26640 genomic sequence TGCAAATTGAACTCTTGGAGCCTTTGTATATGACCTCTCTCACTGTTCTTGACCTCTCAGGTGCCCTATGAACGCCGCTGCTGTACAGGCCGAAGGCGGCAATGCCACCCTGATCAACGTCTTTGAAGTCCCGGAAGGTGCTTTGCAGGACTCGATTGACTATTGGAAATTGTCCCGCGATTTTCTGAAAACACAGCCCGGATATGTCTCAACCGCGCTGCATCAGTCGATTGCGCCAGATGCCAAATTCATGCTGGTCAATATTGCGGTTTGGGAGAGCGCGGAGGCGTTCAAGGCGGCCTCGGCAAAGATGATGAAAACTGCGGGGATTGCGCCTGTAGACGGGCTGAAATTCACCCCCGGTCTCTACACGGTGATCGAATCCGACTGAACGCAGGCGGCCGTCGGACACGCTGAGCACGGCGCCATTTTCGCGCTGCGTCTCCGTGATGGCCCCGGTCACTAGCGTCAGCGCGGGCAATGCGTGCCTACATGCCCATGTAAGATGCTGAAAGGCATCGATTTTCTGGGCAGCTATTAAATGTGTTCACGCGCGAGGTGTTCTGTCAGACTGGCAGTACGCCTTTTCGCGCGGAGACAAAGCTGATGGACAAGACGCCGCTCAAGGGCTGGAACCATGTTCCGCCTGTTCCGATCAAAGTATCCCCGTTCTTCACATGGCCGCCACGGCCTCTGGAGATGGCTGGCTGGCTCTGGAACTCCTGGTTTTTTATCACTGAAAAGTTGATCCTCGTCGCTGTCGCATTTGCGTCCTATTATTGGTTTCAGCCCCCTCTGACGGAGAGCAGGGAGTTTGCATTTGGCTGGATTGCCCAGATGTATCTGCGCAATCTTATTCTGATGACAGCTGTCGCCGGAGGGCTGCATCTCTATTTCTACACCTTCACCAAACAGGGCCAGAGGCTGCGGTATGATCCGCGCCCCCTGATGAAGGCCGGACGCCAGTTCACCTTGGGAGGGCAGATCCGGGACAATATGTTCTGGACCTTGGCAAGTGGCGTGACGGTCTGGACCGCCTATGAGGTCCTGATGTTTTGGGCTCTGGCCAATGGCTATGCGCCGATGCTGACCTTTGCGGCGCATCCGGCCTGGTTTATTGCGTTGTTCCTGCTGATCCCGATCTGGGAGAGTTTCTATTTCTACTGGATCCATCGCCTGCTGCATGTGCCATTTCTCTACAAACACGTGCATGCACTGCATCACCGAAACATCAATGTTGGTCCCTGGTCGGGGCTGTCCATGCACCCGGTTGAGCATCTCATTTTTCTCGGCTCGGTGTTGATCCATTGGATTGTCGCGGCGCACCCGGTCCATATTCTGTTTCATCTGCAATATTATGCGCTGACGGCCGCCACGACCCACACCGGTTTTGAAGGGTTGCTGGTGAAGGATAAGAACCGGCTTGCCCTCGGGACATTTCACCACCAGATGCATCATCGCTATTTTGAGTGTAACTATGGCTCGCTTGAGATCCCTTGGGACAAATTCTTCGGATCTTTTCATGACGGAACGAAGGAGGCAGACGCACGTATTCGGGAGCGTCGCAAGCGTTTGACAAAGAGCTGAGAGCGGACGCGTCTTTGGTGACTGAACAGGTTGGATCATCCGGTTGTCGGTGGCCGCGAACCTGCATCTCATATAGGTGAAATGGGCTGCGATGTGGCGCAGATCTCATGCAACGATAAGGAAGACAGAAATGTTCGATGCAGACCGTGTGCAGGAGGTCGCCCAATCGCAGCTCGTAAATGCGCTTGATCTGTCGATGTTCTCTGAAAAGGACATTCTCAACACGGTGTTGCAGCGTTCTGAGGTTCTCTTTGATCTCGATCGCCCGGGTCTGCCGATCCGGCAATGGTCCAAGGGAAAACCCGACGCGCTTCAGGCGGAGGTGGACCGGCGGGGCGATCTGCTGCTCCGGCGTGCGATTTCAGTTCTCTATCTCGAATATCTCGCGCTGAAACCCACCCTTGAAACCCTCGCTCCCAAACATGTCGCGGATATCGGATGTGGCTACGGGTTCATTGACCTGTTCATCGCCCGGGATTTCCAGCCCGCGCTGACGCTGATTGATCTGGAAAGCAATGATGCAACGCATTTCGGGTTTCACGCTGAGGGGGCGGCCTATAGCAGCCTTGCTACGGCGCGGGCGTTCCTACTGGCCAATGGGGTGGCGGCGGAGGCCGTGACTATGCTCAACCCCGGACGCGAAGAGGCAACCCGCATCACAGGAGTTGATCTGGCAATGTCATTGCTCAGCTGCGGTTTTCACTACCCGGCGAACACCTATGCGCGGTTCTGGGAGGCAAGTGTCAGGCAGGACGGGTCTATCATCCTTGACCTTCGAGATGCAGAGGCTGCCCGCCAGCGCGAGGAATTGGGCCAGATCGGATCACTGCACGACTTGTGGCGGGGCCAGAAATGGGCCCGCGTCTTGGTCAGCAAAGCCGGTGCATAAGGCGAGCCATCGGATATCGGTTCGGACGAGTGCTCGTCCAGCAGGGATTGCCAGATCCTCGGCAGGCCTCGGTTGTCATCGGTCCGGGTCTTGGGTATCGCGGGGTGAAACCGGGTGATGTGTCGACGGGAGGTCGGGGTTGTGACTGGGCGCCCCTGCAACCGCGGCCCCTGACCCCTATGGGCGTCGTTGTGTCGCCTGTCTCTTGTCCCGCTGCTGTGGAGCGTTTTTATGACCATCACCCATCTTGTGACCCATTCCGGTGGGTTTCATGCCGATGAACTTCTGTCCTCGGTGATCTTGACCCGCCTGTTCCCCGATGCGGCGCTGATACGCTCGCGGGAGGCTGCATGGATCACGCCGGACGCGGGGCGGATAATCTATGATGTGGGGCAGGCCTATGATGCGGCGGCGCAGATTTTCGATCATCATCAGCGCCCCAATCCCCTGCGCGAAGATGGCCAGCCCTACAGCTCCTTTGGTCTGATCTGGCACCATTTCGGGCGTGATTACCTGCGCGGCCTCGATGTGCCGGAAGCCGACATTGACGCCATCCATCACAGTTTTGATCAGGGCTTCGTGCTGCCGGTGGATTTGCTGGACAATGGCGCTATTGATCCCGGTGTGGCCGGGCCTTTGGCGGGGCTGACGCTGCCGGTGTTGCTGGAAACCCTGAAACCGGTGTTTGATGACCGTCGTGATGGTGCCGATGATCAGGCCTTCCTAGCAGCGTTGCCGGTGGCGCGGGCTTTTGTCGAGGCGTCGATCCGGGGCAAGGCTGCGAAACGGCGGGCGGAGACCATGGTGCTGCAGGCGATTGAGGGTGCAGGCGCGGGCAGGGTGCTGGAGCTGCCGATGGGCATGCCTTTCCGCTCAGCGGTGGAGAAGGCGGGGGCCGATCACCTGCTGTTCGTGGTGCATCCGCGCGGCAGTGACTGGACGCTCACCACCATCCGCAAGAGCGGTGACAGTTTCGAGAGCCGTGCCGATCTGCCCGCAGCCTGGGCGGGCCTTACGGATGAGGCGCTTGAGGCGGCCTCTGGTGTTGCAGGGGCAAAATTCTGCCACAACGCCCGGTTCATCGCTGTGGCGAGCACCCGAGAGGCGATTATGGAACTGGCTGAGCGCGCGGTTCAGGCGGTGTCGCAGACCACAGAATAGGCTGTCTTTGCGAAGACGCTTACACCCTGCCACCTTGCATCATGCGATGCGTGGCAGGGCTAAGATCCGGAATAGAGGCTATGTGCGCCGTATTCCGCAGAGATCCACTCAGTCGCGGATTACAGTGTACAAGGCAGGGCTGGGAACCACCCCTTCGATACGCGGCAGATTTGCGGT encodes the following:
- a CDS encoding antibiotic biosynthesis monooxygenase family protein translates to MNAAAVQAEGGNATLINVFEVPEGALQDSIDYWKLSRDFLKTQPGYVSTALHQSIAPDAKFMLVNIAVWESAEAFKAASAKMMKTAGIAPVDGLKFTPGLYTVIESD
- a CDS encoding MYG1 family protein, producing the protein MTITHLVTHSGGFHADELLSSVILTRLFPDAALIRSREAAWITPDAGRIIYDVGQAYDAAAQIFDHHQRPNPLREDGQPYSSFGLIWHHFGRDYLRGLDVPEADIDAIHHSFDQGFVLPVDLLDNGAIDPGVAGPLAGLTLPVLLETLKPVFDDRRDGADDQAFLAALPVARAFVEASIRGKAAKRRAETMVLQAIEGAGAGRVLELPMGMPFRSAVEKAGADHLLFVVHPRGSDWTLTTIRKSGDSFESRADLPAAWAGLTDEALEAASGVAGAKFCHNARFIAVASTREAIMELAERAVQAVSQTTE
- a CDS encoding class I SAM-dependent methyltransferase — its product is MFDADRVQEVAQSQLVNALDLSMFSEKDILNTVLQRSEVLFDLDRPGLPIRQWSKGKPDALQAEVDRRGDLLLRRAISVLYLEYLALKPTLETLAPKHVADIGCGYGFIDLFIARDFQPALTLIDLESNDATHFGFHAEGAAYSSLATARAFLLANGVAAEAVTMLNPGREEATRITGVDLAMSLLSCGFHYPANTYARFWEASVRQDGSIILDLRDAEAARQREELGQIGSLHDLWRGQKWARVLVSKAGA
- a CDS encoding sterol desaturase family protein encodes the protein MDKTPLKGWNHVPPVPIKVSPFFTWPPRPLEMAGWLWNSWFFITEKLILVAVAFASYYWFQPPLTESREFAFGWIAQMYLRNLILMTAVAGGLHLYFYTFTKQGQRLRYDPRPLMKAGRQFTLGGQIRDNMFWTLASGVTVWTAYEVLMFWALANGYAPMLTFAAHPAWFIALFLLIPIWESFYFYWIHRLLHVPFLYKHVHALHHRNINVGPWSGLSMHPVEHLIFLGSVLIHWIVAAHPVHILFHLQYYALTAATTHTGFEGLLVKDKNRLALGTFHHQMHHRYFECNYGSLEIPWDKFFGSFHDGTKEADARIRERRKRLTKS